DNA sequence from the Verrucomicrobiota bacterium genome:
TTCGTCACGACGGGCTTGATTGGCGCAATCTGGGTTGCCACCTGGTGGCTGCTGTCGCGGCGGCTGTCCGGTTTGCCACCGGCCCAAAACTCTCACGCCCCGCTTGAAACGCCACCCCTCACTCCTCGGAGGGGAGAGGAAGAGACCCGCCACCTTGCCTCGACAGCCACGGAAGCAGGCGAATCGTCCGCGCGCCCCACTTTGGCCATGCTCATGCGTCGGTTGGATTTTTGGGGGCTGGCGGCGGTTCGTTTTATCGTGGATCCGGTGTTTTATTTTTACATGTTTTGGATTCCCAAGTACCTCAGCCAGGAACGCGGGGCTTCTCAGGAGCAGATTGGGGAACTGAGCTGGATTCCCTTCCTTGCATTGGGGATCTCTAATGTGGCCGGCGGCTGGGGTTCCGACGCCCTGGTCCGCCGTGGCTGGCCGGCCTTGACCGCCCGCCGCATGATTATGGGAGTCGCCGCACTATTGACCATCGCCTCCAGTTTCGCCGGGCAGGTGGGCAGTGTGAATCTGGCGTTGGGGATGATGGCCTTGCTGATGTTTGCGCACGGTTTTTGGGTCACCAACTACGTCACCCTCATCAGCGAGCGGTTCCCGCAAGGCGCAGTCGGCACGGTCATGGGTTTCTCTGGTGCCATCGGTGCCGTGGGCGGCATGCTGGCCAATCTGGCGATCGGCTCCATTGTGGATCGGTTCTCATACGGTCCGGTCTGGCTCGTCTCCGGGTGCATGTACCCGCTGGCATTTGGAGTTTTGCTGCTGACAATCAAGGCGCAAACAGCGTCCACCCATGCCAGTGCCAAAGGAGGATTGAAACCATGAAACTCTTTTTCGTGCGCCCCTCAATGCTACCAATAATCTAAAAAATTTATGAATGACACTACCAACACCATTCCCCCCTTGATTCCCCGTCGCAAACCGCTGGCCGCCCGCGTGGGCGTCTTTGGCGTGGGGCACCATACGTATTGGGGGCAATTCCCCGGGTTGCGCGAGGAGTTGCAGGGCAAACAGCGAACCTTGACCGATAAACTGAAACGGTTCGGCGTCGAGGTGCTGGACTTCGGCTTGGTGGACAAAGCGCCCGAGGCGTATGCCCTGCTGCCCAAATTGCAGGCGGCCGACCTTGACTTGTTGTTTTGCGACATGGTGACCTATGCTACCTCCTCAACCTTTGGCGTGCTGGCGCGCAGCGTCAACGTGCCGATCGTGCTCGTCGCCCTCCAACCCATGGCGGCCATGGACTATGCCAACGGCTCGACCTACATGCAGTTGTGCAACGATGATTTCTGTTCCGTGCCTGAATTCTCCGGTGTGGCCATCCGCCTGGGCCGTCCGGCTCCGCCCGTGGTGCTGGGCATGCTGGAGAATGATCCCGTCGCTGATCGCGAATTGGGCCAATGGTGCCAGATCGCCAAGGTGCTGCATGACTTGCGCCGGGCGCGCCTCGGGCACATGGGCCACGTGTTGGAGAGTATGCTCGACATGCATACCGACCCAACAGCGGTGACTGCCGCTTTCGGTTGTCATGTCGTCCAGACGGAAGCGGACGAGGTGCTGGCGCAACTCCAGGGGCTTCCCGAACACGCGCCTGAGGTTAGCGCAAAACGGGAACTGATCCTCTCGTTCTTCGACACGCCCGACCCGCAAAGTGACCCGGTGACCACCCGCTTGACCGAGGCTGACCTCACCATGGCCGCCCGCGCAGCAGTCGCCCTGGATCGATTCATTGCCGAGAAACAGCTCGACGGTCTGGCCTACTACTACGAAGGTGCGCCAGACTCCGAGCTTCGCAAACTGGTGAGCAGTTTTATTGTGGGCAACTCCTTGCTCACAGCGGCGGGCTTCCCGATGTGTGGCGAATTTGACATCAAAACCTGCATCGCGATGATGATTTTGGATCGGCTCGACATCGGCGGCAGCTTCGCCGAGTTCCATCCCGTGGATTTTGTGCGCGACACGGTGCTGGTCGGGCACGATGGCCCGCACCATCTGAACATCGCGGATGGTCGGCCGGTGTTGCGCAGCCTCAAGAAATACCACGGCAAACCGGGCTCGGGAGCGAGCGTGGAATTCAGCCTGAAGACGGGCCCCATCACTATGCTGAGCATTGGCATGAACGCCCATGGCCGGTTCAAGTTTGTCATCGCGGAAGGCGAATCGCTCAAGGGCCCGATCCCGCCCACCGGCAACACGAACACGCACGGGCGCTTTCAGCCGGATGTGCGCACATTCCTGAAACGCTGGGTGGCCGAGGGGCCGACCCATCATTTTGCCCTCGGCATCGGGCATCACGCGCAGACGATTCAACAACTCGCCGGGGTGCTGGGCATTGAGAGCGCCATCGTCAGCCAGAAGTAAAACAACCGTTATAGGCCAAAGATATCCAACCAGGGGTCGCTCATCCGCCTGGCTGCCGCCTTGGAATTTTTCCATTTTCCATCCGCCCGGTTCTGTTGCATACTGGCGGCATGTTTAAGCGACTCCTATTCGCCAGCCTGCTGGCGCTTGCCCCAAGTCTGTTGGCGGCCACCGAACCGTTGTGGCTCCGTTATCCCGCCATTTCCCCCGATGGCTCGCAGGTGGCCTTTTGTTACCGGGGCGATATTTACCTGGTGCCCGTCAAGGGCGGCACCGCCACACCGTTGGTCATCCATGATGCCCATGATACCATGCCGGTCTGGTCGCGCGATGGGCAGTCGCTCGCGTTTGCCACGGATCGCCATGGCAACTTCGACATCTTTGTCGTGCCCGCAAGCGGTGGCGAACCCAAGCGGCTGACCTTTAACTCCGCCAATGAGTATCCCACCGATTTTTCACCCGATGGGAAATACGTACTGTTTTATGCGCAGCGGCGCGATTCCAAAGACAACGCCCAGTTTCCGATGCCGTTGCTGCCGGAGTTGTACAAAGCGACGGTGGCTGGCGGACCCGCCATTCAGGTGCTGACGACCCCCGCCCAGGATGCCCATTACGACCGTACCGGCCAGCGGATCGTGTATCATGACCGCAAAGGTTACGAGAACGAATGGCGCAAACATCACATCTCTTCCATCGCGCGCGATATCTGGTTGTACGACGTGCCCACGGGCAAGCATACCAAGTTGACCACCTTCCGCGGCGAGGATCGTGATCCAGTCTGGGGCGAGAAGGATCAGGAGATTTATTATCTCAGCGAGCAAAGCGGCTCGTTCAACGTCTGGCGCATGCCGCTGGATAAACCCGAGAAAGCCGAGCAAATCACCACGCACACGAATCATCCGGTCCGTTTCCTCACCCGCGCCAACAACGGTACGCTCTGCTACAGTTTTGATGGGGAAATCTACACGTTGTCCGGACGCGGCAAGCAGCCGCGCAGGCTGAATATCAACATCCTCATCGGCTCCAAACAAAATGAAACGAGCTTGCTGTCGTATTCGACGGATGCCTCTGAGATGGCCATTTCCCCCCAAGGCAAGGAGATTGCCGTGGTGGTGCGCGGTGAAATTTTTGTGGCGTCCACGGACCACAAAATTACCAAACGCATCACCAACACGCCGGAGCAGGAACGCAACGTCAGCTTCAGTCCGGATGGTCGCACTCTCCTGTATGCCGGCGAACGCGATGGCAGTTGGAACCTCTACACCGTCAGCCTGGTCCGCACGCAGGAATCCTATTTTTTCCTCTCCACCCTGCTGAAGGAGGCAGTGCTGCTGAAGAACGGCCAGGAGAATTTCCAGCCGCGCTATTCACCGGATGGCAAGGAAGTGGCCTTCCTGGAAAACCGCACCACGCTGAAGGTGCTAAACCTGAAGACCAAGGAAGCCCGCGTGGTCATGGCCGGTGACTTGAACTATTCATACACCGACGGAGATCAATGGTTTGATTGGGCGCCGGATGGCAAATGGCTGCTCTCGCAGATGCTGGATAAGCAGCGGTGGTCGCGGGAAATCGCGTTGGTGGACGCCGCCGGCCAGAAACCGCCGGTGAACCTCACCAAAAACGCGTACGAAGACACTGCCCCCAAATGGATGATGGGCGGCAAGATGGCCATCTGGTCCTCGGATCGCGCCGGCATGCGCAGCCATGGCAGTTGGGGTTCGCAACGGGACGTGTACGGGATGTTCTTCACCCCGGAAGCCTTCGATCGTTTCAAGCTCAGCAAGGTCGAGTACGAGTTGCTCACTGAGCGGGAAAAGAAGGACAAGAAACCCGACGACGTAAAAAAAGAACCCGCCAAAAAAGACGATAAGCCCGCCGAAACCAAGGAGGAAGCCAAGGATGCCAAACCTGCCGATAAGGATAAAAAGGAAGACCCGAAGCCCGAGGAAAAGAAGAAGGTGGATCCCGTCAAAATCCAACTGGACAACTTGGAAGACCGGGTCGTGCGGTTGACGATTCATTCCTCGGATCTCGCGGATGCGGTGCTGACGCCGGATGGGGAGAAGTTACTGTACCTGGCGCGGTTTGAAAAAGGGCACGACCTCTGGCTGCAAAAACCGCGCGAGCAGGAGACCAAGCTGCTGGCCAAGCTGGGCGCCGAAGGTGGCCAGCTCCTGTTTGATAAGGAGGCCAAAAACGTCTTTGTGCTGGCGGGCGGGAAAGTGACCAAGGTGGACATTGAAACCGGCAAGCAGGATGTCATCGGTTTTTCAGCGGAGATGGAGCTGAACCGTTCTGCCGAGCGTGCCTTCCTCTTCGAGCACGCCTGGCGGCAGGTGCTGCGCAAGTTCTACGTGGAAGACCTTCATCACGTGGACTGGGCCGCGTACAAAGCCGCCTACGCCCGTTTCCTGCCGCATATCGACAATAACTGGGATTTCGCCGAGCTGTTGAGCGAGTTGCTCGGCGAACTCAACGCCTCGCACACCGGGGCAGGGTACCGGCCCGTCGCGCATGGCGACGCCACCGCCTGCCTGGGCCTGTTCTACGATCAGGCCTATCCGGGGCCGGGATTGAAAGTGGCGGAAGTCATTGAGAAAGGCCCCTTGGACAACGGCAACACCAAACTCAAAGCGGGCATGATCATCGAGCAGTTGGATGGAGTTTCCCTGGAAAACACGGACCCGGACAAGCTGCTCAACCGCAAGGCTGGCAAGCAGCTCCTCCTGTCCCTGTTTGACCCGGCGGCCAAAAAACGCTGGGATGAAACGGTCAAGCCCATCAGCAAAGCCGATGAGGATAATCTACTGTATTTCCGCTGGATCAAATCCCGGCGCGAGCAAGTGGATAAACTGAGCGGCGGCAAGCTGGGCTATGTTCATATCCGGGCCATGGGCGATGGCGGGTTCCGCGACACCTACGCCGAGGTGCTGGGCCGGCACAGCGACAAGGAAGGCCTGATCGTGGACACCCGGTTCAACGGCGGCGGCTGGTTGCATGACGATCTCGTCTCACTCCTCAGCGGCAAGACCTATTACACCTATATTCCGCGCGGCAACGCGATCGGCAAGGACCCCTTGGAAAAGTGGCAGCGCAAAACCATCGTCCTCATGAGCGAGAGCAATTACTCCAACGCCCACATGTTCCCGCATCTGTACCACACCCTCGGCCTGGGAGAACTGGTCGGCATGCCCGTCCCCGGCACCGGCACGGCCGTCTGGTGGGAAACCTTGCAGGATCGCACCCTGTACTTTGGCATTCCGCAAGTCGGCGTGAAGGACCGCGACGGTCATTACCTGGAGAACCAGGAATTGCAGCCGGACCACCAGGTCAACAACGATCCGGAATCCGTCGCCCAGGGCCGGGATCTCCAACTGGAAAAAGCCGTGGAAGTAATGTTGAAGAAATAAGGGTGGAATTGAATGGCACAATTCCAGACAACAAAGCTGTCACCTTTGATGCCTTCAATAACCCGCCAATGCGTGCCGGGAGAATCCCAAGGGAAATTCCGGCCCTCCGGTGCCGCCGCCGTCCATGGCCGCAACCGCTGGCTACCCCCTCACCCTAGCCCTCTTCCTTGAGGAGCGGGAAGGCCGCTTGCGACGTATTGATATTCTGGATGCCATTCGTGCGCTGCCGCTGCGGATGGACTCTGCGCGTGCCG
Encoded proteins:
- a CDS encoding L-fucose/L-arabinose isomerase family protein, with translation MNDTTNTIPPLIPRRKPLAARVGVFGVGHHTYWGQFPGLREELQGKQRTLTDKLKRFGVEVLDFGLVDKAPEAYALLPKLQAADLDLLFCDMVTYATSSTFGVLARSVNVPIVLVALQPMAAMDYANGSTYMQLCNDDFCSVPEFSGVAIRLGRPAPPVVLGMLENDPVADRELGQWCQIAKVLHDLRRARLGHMGHVLESMLDMHTDPTAVTAAFGCHVVQTEADEVLAQLQGLPEHAPEVSAKRELILSFFDTPDPQSDPVTTRLTEADLTMAARAAVALDRFIAEKQLDGLAYYYEGAPDSELRKLVSSFIVGNSLLTAAGFPMCGEFDIKTCIAMMILDRLDIGGSFAEFHPVDFVRDTVLVGHDGPHHLNIADGRPVLRSLKKYHGKPGSGASVEFSLKTGPITMLSIGMNAHGRFKFVIAEGESLKGPIPPTGNTNTHGRFQPDVRTFLKRWVAEGPTHHFALGIGHHAQTIQQLAGVLGIESAIVSQK
- a CDS encoding S41 family peptidase, whose product is MFKRLLFASLLALAPSLLAATEPLWLRYPAISPDGSQVAFCYRGDIYLVPVKGGTATPLVIHDAHDTMPVWSRDGQSLAFATDRHGNFDIFVVPASGGEPKRLTFNSANEYPTDFSPDGKYVLFYAQRRDSKDNAQFPMPLLPELYKATVAGGPAIQVLTTPAQDAHYDRTGQRIVYHDRKGYENEWRKHHISSIARDIWLYDVPTGKHTKLTTFRGEDRDPVWGEKDQEIYYLSEQSGSFNVWRMPLDKPEKAEQITTHTNHPVRFLTRANNGTLCYSFDGEIYTLSGRGKQPRRLNINILIGSKQNETSLLSYSTDASEMAISPQGKEIAVVVRGEIFVASTDHKITKRITNTPEQERNVSFSPDGRTLLYAGERDGSWNLYTVSLVRTQESYFFLSTLLKEAVLLKNGQENFQPRYSPDGKEVAFLENRTTLKVLNLKTKEARVVMAGDLNYSYTDGDQWFDWAPDGKWLLSQMLDKQRWSREIALVDAAGQKPPVNLTKNAYEDTAPKWMMGGKMAIWSSDRAGMRSHGSWGSQRDVYGMFFTPEAFDRFKLSKVEYELLTEREKKDKKPDDVKKEPAKKDDKPAETKEEAKDAKPADKDKKEDPKPEEKKKVDPVKIQLDNLEDRVVRLTIHSSDLADAVLTPDGEKLLYLARFEKGHDLWLQKPREQETKLLAKLGAEGGQLLFDKEAKNVFVLAGGKVTKVDIETGKQDVIGFSAEMELNRSAERAFLFEHAWRQVLRKFYVEDLHHVDWAAYKAAYARFLPHIDNNWDFAELLSELLGELNASHTGAGYRPVAHGDATACLGLFYDQAYPGPGLKVAEVIEKGPLDNGNTKLKAGMIIEQLDGVSLENTDPDKLLNRKAGKQLLLSLFDPAAKKRWDETVKPISKADEDNLLYFRWIKSRREQVDKLSGGKLGYVHIRAMGDGGFRDTYAEVLGRHSDKEGLIVDTRFNGGGWLHDDLVSLLSGKTYYTYIPRGNAIGKDPLEKWQRKTIVLMSESNYSNAHMFPHLYHTLGLGELVGMPVPGTGTAVWWETLQDRTLYFGIPQVGVKDRDGHYLENQELQPDHQVNNDPESVAQGRDLQLEKAVEVMLKK
- a CDS encoding MFS transporter, which translates into the protein MNPGTPVQPVPIGSLRWWLCGLLFAATALSFLDRQVLSVLAPVISKQLGMSSPEYARVTTAFLLSYAVMFLVGGRVLDFVGTRLGLALSVGIWSLASALHAVVQNATQLGLARCLLGAGEGGCFPGAAKGVGEWFPPRERAMAMGVAIGGASLGAVVAPPLTVWLAGILGWRWVFVTTGLIGAIWVATWWLLSRRLSGLPPAQNSHAPLETPPLTPRRGEEETRHLASTATEAGESSARPTLAMLMRRLDFWGLAAVRFIVDPVFYFYMFWIPKYLSQERGASQEQIGELSWIPFLALGISNVAGGWGSDALVRRGWPALTARRMIMGVAALLTIASSFAGQVGSVNLALGMMALLMFAHGFWVTNYVTLISERFPQGAVGTVMGFSGAIGAVGGMLANLAIGSIVDRFSYGPVWLVSGCMYPLAFGVLLLTIKAQTASTHASAKGGLKP